AGGGCGGGGCAGCGGGGAGATCCGCGGTTACGTCGTGACCTTCGACGACATCACCGAACTGGTCTCCGCCCAGCGCAAGGCGGCCTGGGCCGACGTCGCCCGCCGCATCGCCCACGAGATCAAGAATCCGCTGACGCCCATCCAGCTCTCCGCCGAACGGCTGCGCCGCAAGTACCTGAAGGAGATCACCAGCGACACCGAGGTCTTCACCATGTGCACGGACACCATCGTCCGGCAGGTGGACGACATCCGTCGCATGGTCGACGAATTCTCGGCCTTCGCGCGCATGCCGCAGCCGGTGATGAAGCCCTGCAACCTCAACGACCTCGTCCGTCAGGCGGTGTTCCTGCAATCCAGCGCGCACACCGGGAAGATCAAGTTCGACGTGGAGCTTCCCCAGGGGCCGCTGACCGTTCCCTGCGACAGCCGGCAGATCAGCCAGGCCCTGACCAATCTGCTGCAGAACGCCGCGGACGCCATCGAAGGCCGCCCGCCGCCCGCCGAGGGCGCGGAACTGCCGCCCGGCCATGTCGCCATCCGGGTCGAGGTCGATGCCGAACGCATCGCCATGATCGTCGAGGACAACGGCAAGGGCCTGCCGACCGAGGAGCGCGACCGGCTGACCGAACCGTATGTGACGACGCGCGCCAAAGGCACGGGACTGGGGCTGGCGATCGTCAAGAAGATCATGGAGGACCACGGCGGCGTGCTGACCCTGGAGGACCGCGAAGGCGGCGGGGCGCGCGTCGGGCTGGTCATCCCCAACACGTCCACCAACTCCGGCACGGCCGCGGGCGACGCCCCCGGCGGCGTTGGCACGCCGGCGGAGACCGGTGAAGAGAAGAGGCACGCAGCCCATGGCGCATGACATTCTGATCGTCGACGACGAAGCGGACATTCGGATGCTGATCGCCGGCATCCTGAACGACGAAGGCATGAAAACGCGCGAGGCCGCCGACGCCGATCAGGCGTTCGCCCAGGTCTCCGCGCGCCGGCCCAGTCTCGTGGTTCTGGACATCTGGCTCCAGGGCAGCCGGCTGGACGGGCTTCAGATCCTCGAACAGCTGATGCGCGACCACCGGAACCTGCCGGTCATCATGATCTCCGGCCACGGCAACATCGAGACCGCCGTCTCGGCCATCAAGATCGGCGCCTACGACTTCATCGAGAAGCCCTTCAAGGCCGACCGGCTGCTGCTGATGGTGGATCGCGCCATCGAGGCGGCCCGGCTGAAGCGCGAGAACGAGGAGCTGAAGCTGCGCGCCGGCGGCGAGGTGGAACTGGTCGGCCGGTCCACCGCGGTCAACCACGTCCGCCAGAGCATCGAGAAGGTGGCGCCCACCGGCAGCCGCGTCCTGATCACCGGCCCCGCCGGTTCCGGCAAGGAGGTGGTGGCCCGGCTGATCCACACGCGCTCACGCCGGGCCGGCGGCCCCTTCGTCGGGCTGAACTGCGCCACCATGCGCCCCGACCGGCTGGAGATGGAGCTGTTCGGCACGGAGGCCGGGGTGGACGGCGGCGGTCGCAAGATCGGCACCTTCGAACAGGCGCACGGCGGCACGCTGCTGCTCGACGAGGTGGCCGACATGCCCCTGGAAACCCAGGGCAAGATCGTCCGCGCCCTGCAGGAGCAGGTGTTCGAGCGGGTCGGCGGCGGACAGCGGGTCGAGGTGGACGTGCGCGTCGTCGCCACCTCCAACCGCGACCTCCAGGCGGAGATCGACCAGGGCCGCTTCCGCCAGGACCTGTTCTACCGCCTCGCCGTCGTGCCCATCCGCGTGCCCTCGCTGGCCGAGCGGCGCGAGGACATTCCGTTGCTGGCCCGCCATTTCATGCAGCGCTCCGCCGAGGCCGCCGGCCTGCCGGCCCGTGAGTTCGGCGAGGACGCCATGGCCGCGCTCCAGGCTTACGACTGGCCGGGCAACGTGCGCCAACTGCGCAACGTGGTGGACTGGCTGCTCATCATGGCGCAGGGCGACCCCAAGGAGCCGATCCGCGCCGACCAGCTTCCGCCGGAGATCGGCGCCATCACCCCCACCGTCCTGAAATGGGACAAGGGCGGCGAGATCATGGGCCTGCCGCTCCGCGAGGCCCGCGAGGTGTTCGAGCGCGAGTATCTGCTGGCCCAGGTGACCCGCTTCGGCGGCAACATCTCCCGCACCGCCTCCTTCGTGGGGATGGAGCGCTCCGCCCTGCACCGGAAGCTGAAATCGCTCGGCGTGCACGGCAGCGAGAAGGGCAAGCTGTTCGTCGACTAAAGTCGCCCTTGTCGCCAAGAATCAGACGCAGTCTTTGATCATAGAGCAGGTTTCCCAAGCATGTCCCGAATGCGGACGGCTTGCGATCCTGCTCTTTTTTTCTGAATCTGAAACTTTTCATCTTGCGCTATGGCCGCGCCCCTTTCTCGGCGCTTTCTTCTTGGCAAGGCTATTCGTGCATATTGAATCTGACAAATCTCATCCCTCTTCTTTTTGGTTATCATAAGTAAATACAATCGTATTTATATATTTCATGAAATATTAATACGCAATTTTTGCTGTTGATTGGACAAAATTGCCTAAATATTGATTGTCCTGTGAGCGCGCTCAGAAACAGAATAGTAAATTATCATCCTATAAACATGGAGGAACCCAAAATGGCGACCACGGCGATCTTGACCGTCAATTACACGGACAACCAACTTGTTGCTTATTTGAACGGCGCTCAGGTTTACAACAGAATCGGCGGCGGCGAAGCGGTCAACGAACAGGTGGTGCTGACCGGCAATCTCCAGGCCGGCGTGAATCAGCTTCTTCTGGTTTGCGTGAACTTCAATGGGCCGGCCCACTTCCAAGGATCGGTCACCATCGATGGCCGCTCGCAGGACTTCAATTTCGACACCCGCAAGGATGGTGCTCCGGAAGGTGTCGTTACGCAGTTCTATTACGAAATTGACAACAGCTGACCACAACGCCGGCAAACGGCGTTCGTTATCCGGTGAGTCCCGGGAGGAGGATGACGGTGACAAAGTCGATCCGTCACCCTCTTCCATGTCCACGCCTGAATGGCAGCCCGTATTTCCCTTCGCGAACATAGAGTTGGTGCGCCCTGCCGCGAGATGATAACGTCCTCGGCCTGAATGCCTGGAAAATGGGCTGGGAAGGGTGAGAAGGCCGTGAAGGTCATCGTTTGCGGAGCCGGGCAGGTCGGCTCGAACATCGCGCGCTATCTTGCGTCCGAGGGCAACAACGTCACGGTGATCGATCATTCGCCGGAACTCATCCAGCGGATCAGCGACACGCTCGACGTGCAGGCCATGGTCGGCCACGCGTCCCACCCCGACGTTCTGGAGGCGGCGGGGGCGGGCGAGACCGACATGATCATCGCGGTCACCCAGATCGACGAGATCAACATGGTCGCCTGCGAGGTCGCGCACGCCCTGTTCAAGGTGCCGACCAAGATCGCCCGCGTGCGCAACCAGAG
This genomic stretch from Azospirillum sp. TSH58 harbors:
- a CDS encoding sigma-54 dependent transcriptional regulator — translated: MAHDILIVDDEADIRMLIAGILNDEGMKTREAADADQAFAQVSARRPSLVVLDIWLQGSRLDGLQILEQLMRDHRNLPVIMISGHGNIETAVSAIKIGAYDFIEKPFKADRLLLMVDRAIEAARLKRENEELKLRAGGEVELVGRSTAVNHVRQSIEKVAPTGSRVLITGPAGSGKEVVARLIHTRSRRAGGPFVGLNCATMRPDRLEMELFGTEAGVDGGGRKIGTFEQAHGGTLLLDEVADMPLETQGKIVRALQEQVFERVGGGQRVEVDVRVVATSNRDLQAEIDQGRFRQDLFYRLAVVPIRVPSLAERREDIPLLARHFMQRSAEAAGLPAREFGEDAMAALQAYDWPGNVRQLRNVVDWLLIMAQGDPKEPIRADQLPPEIGAITPTVLKWDKGGEIMGLPLREAREVFEREYLLAQVTRFGGNISRTASFVGMERSALHRKLKSLGVHGSEKGKLFVD